In Mytilus edulis chromosome 6, xbMytEdul2.2, whole genome shotgun sequence, the following proteins share a genomic window:
- the LOC139527656 gene encoding piggyBac transposable element-derived protein 4-like: MAAPGNQPIWFRVFPPEAEQDTPFHGAASGPIRMPARDSPPILYFYLLFSVDLIKEFVKQTNRYASDLYDRTRLQTGRFSRKCQWRKEGKLTISEFKAFLGVLFNMGLNRKSSIKEYWNRKNMSQSTPWFRMTFARNRFQNVLKFLHIVDCKKIPARNNQNYNPASRVKPLIDFVNRKFLYYYRPRRELSVDETLVGTKGKTAMLQYIPSKRSRFGIKFWVLAEAVTGYVLQMHIYLGKTFEPALPAGTLQGTNVVIKLLQSADLLNKWYHVFTDNFFSSLNLARALLVQRTHLTGTLRKNRPMPNMIKNANPDPGQTTYARQGNILLCSFRDQNRRKQVKLVSTFYSAIRAMNAKPLIVNAYNNFMGGVDLSDQMMAFYNDHRKQTKVWKKIILHMFHRILLNSYILYYQHTSHNPILTRFEFVKQVIEGLTEEHLSNRQQNPGQRQKIRKVTERKEKDCTVCSDRKNGRRRRARTECSRCAKGLHKLCVHRHEC; encoded by the exons ATGGCCGCACCGGGAAATCAGCCAATTTGGTTCCGTGTGTTTCCACCAGAGGCAGAGCAGGACACGCCATTTCACGGAGCTGCATCTGGACCAATCAGGATGCCAGCTAGAGATTCACCTCCTATTCTCTACTTTTATCTACTCTTTTCAGTGGATCTGATAAAAGAATTTGTGAAGCAAACAAACAG ATATGCTTCAGACCTGTATGACAGAACTAGACTCCAGACTGGTAGATTTTCCAGGAAATGTCAGTGGAGAAAAGAAGGAAAGCTAACAATTTCCGAGTTCAAGGCTTTTTTAGGCGTCCTTTTCAATATGGGATTAAATAGGAAAAGCTCTATAAAAGAATATTGGAATCGAAAAAACATGTCTCAATCTACTCCATGGTTTAGAATGACTTTTGCCCGCAAtcgttttcaaaatgttttgaaattcttGCATATTGTAGACTGTAAAAAGATCCCGGCAAGAAATAACCAAAACTACAATCCGGCTTCAAGAGTTAAACCATTAATTGACTTCGTGAATAGAAAATTCCTGTACTACTATAGACCAAGACGGGAGTTGTCAGTCGACGAGACGTTGGTCGGAACAAAAGGTAAAACGGCAATGTTGCAATACATTCCGAGCAAAAGATCCCGCTTCGGAATAAAATTCTGGGTTCTCGCGGAAGCTGTTACAGGATACGTTTTACAAATGCACATTTATCTCGGCAAAACTTTTGAACCCGCTCTCCCTGCTGGTACGTTACAAGGAACAAACGTGGTAATTAAATTGTTACAATCTGCTGATCTGCTTAATAAATGGTATCATGTTTTTACGGACAATTTCTTCTCATCCTTAAATCTTGCAAGAGCACTCCTTGTTCAGAGAACCCACCTTACAGGCACTTTACGAAAAAATCGACCCATGCCTAACATGATTAAGAACGCTAATCCCGATCCCGGACAGACAACTTATGCTAGACAGGGAAACATACTGTTGTGCTCCTTCCGAGACCAGAATCGACGTAAGCAGGTAAAGCTAGTGTCTACGTTTTATAGCGCTATCCGAGCAATGAATGCAAAACCACTTATCGTTAACGCGTACAACAACTTCATGGGCGGTGTAGACCTTTCGGATCAAATGATGGCATTTTATAACGATCACAGAAAACAAACCAAAGTctggaaaaaaatcatattacacaTGTTTCACAGAATACTGCTTAATTCTTATATCCTGTATTATCAACACACATCTCATAACCCAATATTAACAAGATTTGAATTCGTGAAACAAGTAATTGAAGGACTCACTGAGGAACATCTATCAAATAGACAGCAGAATCCTGGACAACGACAAAAAATACGAAAGGTAAcggaaaggaaagaaaaagacTGTACTGTGTGTTCCGACAGGAAAAACGGCAGACGAAGAAGAGCAAGGACCGAGTGTTCACGTTGCGCGAAGGGACTGCACAAGTTGTGTGTTCATAGACACGAATGTTAA